A stretch of DNA from Candidatus Dormiibacterota bacterium:
TTTTCGCGCCGAACGCATTCACCGCCCTCGGCATGACGCTGGAAGATAAACGCGCGATCGTCGTAAAGTCCTCGCACCATTTTTGGCGCAAATTCGCGCCGCTCGCGACGCGCGTTCTCTACGTCGGTACGCCGGGAGCTCTGGCGGCGGATTTCGCCTCGATCCCCTACCGCAAGCGCGACCCGGGGTACTGGCCGCGCACCGGCTGAGCGGACGATGAACAACGAAAAATTAGCATCAACGGCGAAATTTTGGCAGGACGCGACGGCCGGATTCCCGTAGACATGCACCATGTCCGCTCTATCTGAACGCCGGTATGCGATTTTAACCGAAGGGATGCTCGCCACGTCGAGCGGGAAGACCGCGCACGGCGTCTTACGCTATCGCGGCGACTCGGTCGTGGCCGTCGTCGATTCCAAGTTTGCCGGTAAACGCGTGAACGACGTGTTGCCCTGGCTCGGATCGACCGCGCCGATCGTAGCTTCATTCCAAGAAGCCTTGGCATACGAGCCGAGCGCGCTCTTGATCGGCGTCGCGACCGAAGGCGGCCGTCTTCCGGCCGAGCATCGCGCGGCGGTGCTAGCGGCGGTAGACGCCGGCCTCGAAATCGTGAGCGGTTTACACGAACTGCTGCGCGACGACGCCGAGATCGTCGCCCGCGCCGAGCGCTCCGGGTCTCGCCTATGGGACGTTCGCCTTCCTCCCGCAAACATTCCGCTCTTTAGCGGCGCCGCATATCGCGTGCCTTCGCAGGTGGTTCTCGCGATCGGCAGCGATTGCGCTGTCGGCAAGATGACGGCGATGCTCGAGATCGAACGCGCCGCCAAAACCTCCGGCACGCGCGTGGAGTTCGTCGCGACCGGGCAAACCGGCATTCTCATCGCAGGCAAAGGCATCGCGGTGGATCGCGTGATCTCCGATTTCGTCACGGGAGCCGCCGAACAACTCGTCGTGCAGGCGTCTGCCGAGGCCGACGTCGTGCTGGTCGAGGGCCAGGGCGGAATCTTTCATCCCGCGTATGCGCCGGTAACCTTCGGTTTGCTCTACGGGAGTGCACCGGACGCGCTCGTGCTGTGCCATCGCGCCAACAAGACGCATATCGACGGCTGGGACGTCGAGCTTCCGGATCTCGCGGGCCTCGTTGCCATTCATGAGGAACTCGTCGGCCGAATCAAGCCGGCGCGCGTGGTCGCCATCGCGCTCGATACCTCGGCGCTGGACGAGCCATCGGCCCGGGACGCGATCGCACGCGCGGCCGAACAAACGGGGCTCTTCGTGGACGATCCGGTTCGCAGCGGCGGCACCGCGATGTGGCGCACGATCGAACAAGCGCTGCGCGGCACGACCAAAGCGCTGCTGGCGACGGGCGCGCCTTAACCGGTTTAGAACGGGCTATCGAAGCAGTACTTCAGCCGGACCGAGGGCCTCGATCTTGGGCGATGAGTAGCCCGGCGCAGGCCCGAGCGTGGCGTAATCGTTCATAAATATCTGTCCTCGCCGGGTTGTTTTGTTCATATATATATGTTAAATTCGAGCCTGCTAGGACACATATATATGAACGTAAATCAAGCTGCCCTTGCCCGCAAGCAATTGGAACGGCGCCTTGCGCCGCTCCGGGACATGACGCTCGCTGCTCCCCCAAAAGGCTGGATCAAAGCCATTCGGGAGTCCTTGGGCATGACTGCCCGCCAACTCGCCGCTCGCATGGGCGTTGCGCCCTCGCGTATCCCGGCCATCGAGAAAGCGGAAGTTACCGGTGCGACCACCTTGAGGACGTTGCGACAAGCTGCCGCGGCGATGAACTGTGCCTTCGTCTATGCCTTCGTGCCGATCGAGCCCCTCGAGGAGATGCTGCGCGACCGCGCGATGCAAAAGGCGCGCAAAGATGTCTCGCGCGTCGATCACACCATGCGCCTTGAAAATCAGGCCCTCCTCAAATCCGATCTCGATGCCGAACGGCAGCGCACGATCGACCTCATCCTATCCGGCTCGCTACGGGGCCTGTGGGATGAGGAACGGGATCGTCATGCCTGATCCTCTGTTCGATCCTGATGATGACGCCAACACGCCCCTCACCGCCGAGGAGCGCGAAGCGCTCATCCCGTCCTATATCACGCTGCGTCACGAGTTGAACGAAGCCGAGCAGATCAATATCGGCTCGGCTCTACGCTGGGCCGATGCCCGAAGGCGCGATATCCTCGATCGCGATTTTCTAAGCGAACTGCACCAACGGATGTTCGGCGACGTATGGCGTTGGGCGGGGCAGTATCGTACGACTGCCCGCAATATCGGCGTCGACGCCCATCGGATCGCCATGGACGTGCAGCAAGCCGTCGACGATGCGCGATACTGGGTCGATCACGCCACCTATTCGCCCGACGAAATCGCGGTGCGGTTCAGTCACCGCCTTGTCGCCATTCATCCTTTTCCCAATGGGAACGGGCGCTTTTCGCGTCTTGTCGGCGATCTTCTCGCCCATCAGCTCGGGCAGCCGCCCTTTACGTGGGGGCGGGCAAACCTGGTCAATGCCGGGGAGACCCGGGCGCGATACGTCGAGGCTCTACGAGCCGCCGACAATCACGATATCGGGCCGTTGCTGCTTTTTGCCCGCTCCTAACGTGGCCTCAACTCCCCGTCGGTGTACAGGCTGCCCTTCAATGTGCACGACGTCAGACCAACGTCGTCCCGATAGAGCGATATCTCCGACGATACTGATGAACAGATACCTATGAAAAAACAAAGTACGCTCTATGCGATATGGGTTGCCGGCGCTGCGGTTGTTCTCGCCTGCATCGTCGCGTTGATATGGGTGGCGCATGCGAGCGGTCGATCGGATGTCGCGCAAAACTCTAGCGAAGCGACCGGATACGGCACGGTGCCCACCTATACGCTCGTCGATCAGTCCGGCCGCAAGGTCCACTCGTCTGCGTTTCTCGGCAAGGTGCAGGTGGTCTCATTTCTCTTCCCTTACTGCACGTCGTATTGTCCCCTGACCGCCCAACACATCGTGCAGGTCGAGAGCGCGTTGCAGCGCGCAGGGCTTGCCGACCGCGTTCAGTTCATATCCTTCAACGTTGATCCCGCGGGCACCGGGCCGAAGCAAATGCGCGCGTTCATGCACGAGTATGGATGGCCGCCCAGCGACACGCACTGGGAGTATCTGACGGGTTCGGTTGCGCAAATCCGTCGTGTTGTTCAACAAGGGTACATGGTCACGTACGAACGAGAGAGCAACGCGCAAGAGGATCGTGAGATCGCGCGCGAGCGCAAGGAGGGGACGTACGTTCCGCAACCCGAGGTATCCAACCCCCTAGCCAAACGCGCCAACGTCGATTATGACATCGTGCATAACGATCTGCTCGAAGTCGTCGGGCCGCGCGGCCATATCCGTGCAATTTACCTCGAAGCCGATACAGTGACCGCCGACAACATCATTGCCATAACCAACACATTGGATTCGGGCCGCCCCTAGCGAGCGGCATATGCGATTGGCCTATGCCGAGAACGAGACGATTTGATTATTGTCGCGATAGCACGTCCACCAAGCGTTACCGTCGTGCGTGAGCCCGCGCGCTTCGTCGGAGATTGAGGCAATGTCGGCGATCGCAACTTCGGTGCCGCGAAGATCGACCTCGGCGAGATGGAGATGCTCGAACTCCTCGTCGCCCGCCAGTCCGTAGAGTTTACCGTTCGCGAAGCCGATGCCGGCGAGCCGCTGCTGCAGCGCAGTCTGCTTCTTAACCGTTCCATCCCCATCGAGCGTCACGATACAACGGTTGCCGATCTGCAGGAGATAGAGCGACGATCCGTCGGAGGCGAGATGCGAACCGGAGAGACCCGGTAGTGCGATCCCGCTCGGATCGAAGCCCTTGCCCGGTACGAACGTATGAAGATAGCGATCGTCCTCTTCGCCGATTGAAACGACGACGCGCACGGTGC
This window harbors:
- a CDS encoding MlrC C-terminal domain-containing protein, whose amino-acid sequence is FAPNAFTALGMTLEDKRAIVVKSSHHFWRKFAPLATRVLYVGTPGALAADFASIPYRKRDPGYWPRTG
- a CDS encoding DUF1611 domain-containing protein, encoding MSALSERRYAILTEGMLATSSGKTAHGVLRYRGDSVVAVVDSKFAGKRVNDVLPWLGSTAPIVASFQEALAYEPSALLIGVATEGGRLPAEHRAAVLAAVDAGLEIVSGLHELLRDDAEIVARAERSGSRLWDVRLPPANIPLFSGAAYRVPSQVVLAIGSDCAVGKMTAMLEIERAAKTSGTRVEFVATGQTGILIAGKGIAVDRVISDFVTGAAEQLVVQASAEADVVLVEGQGGIFHPAYAPVTFGLLYGSAPDALVLCHRANKTHIDGWDVELPDLAGLVAIHEELVGRIKPARVVAIALDTSALDEPSARDAIARAAEQTGLFVDDPVRSGGTAMWRTIEQALRGTTKALLATGAP
- a CDS encoding mobile mystery protein A translates to MNVNQAALARKQLERRLAPLRDMTLAAPPKGWIKAIRESLGMTARQLAARMGVAPSRIPAIEKAEVTGATTLRTLRQAAAAMNCAFVYAFVPIEPLEEMLRDRAMQKARKDVSRVDHTMRLENQALLKSDLDAERQRTIDLILSGSLRGLWDEERDRHA
- a CDS encoding mobile mystery protein B → MPDPLFDPDDDANTPLTAEEREALIPSYITLRHELNEAEQINIGSALRWADARRRDILDRDFLSELHQRMFGDVWRWAGQYRTTARNIGVDAHRIAMDVQQAVDDARYWVDHATYSPDEIAVRFSHRLVAIHPFPNGNGRFSRLVGDLLAHQLGQPPFTWGRANLVNAGETRARYVEALRAADNHDIGPLLLFARS
- a CDS encoding SCO family protein, with the translated sequence MKKQSTLYAIWVAGAAVVLACIVALIWVAHASGRSDVAQNSSEATGYGTVPTYTLVDQSGRKVHSSAFLGKVQVVSFLFPYCTSYCPLTAQHIVQVESALQRAGLADRVQFISFNVDPAGTGPKQMRAFMHEYGWPPSDTHWEYLTGSVAQIRRVVQQGYMVTYERESNAQEDREIARERKEGTYVPQPEVSNPLAKRANVDYDIVHNDLLEVVGPRGHIRAIYLEADTVTADNIIAITNTLDSGRP